The following are encoded together in the Weissella soli genome:
- a CDS encoding alpha/beta hydrolase encodes MVVSKEILAEAAALKALFKEGDDKRDANLPTQIPEVERFDDITYGPKEKWHLLDVYLPKKRHGKVPTIINIHGGGYVYATKETYQFFGLSLAKAGFAFVNFNYQLAPDVQFPGELDDVNLAMHWVATHGAEYDLDLDNVFIVGDSAGGQMAMQYLTILTNADFRAKFGYEQPGFTVRAAAINCGLSFIDRPGTLTGAPQAYFTDDVLANKADMLTTEQYMTTDLPPLFLTTANQDFIRDSTVRLDGFLLAKGINHEFHSYGTPEDPKGHVFNYDIKDAVAQECNQTMLTFFRNHLA; translated from the coding sequence ATGGTTGTCAGTAAGGAAATTTTAGCCGAAGCAGCGGCCCTAAAGGCACTCTTCAAAGAAGGTGATGATAAGCGTGACGCTAATTTACCAACACAAATTCCTGAAGTTGAGCGTTTTGACGATATTACTTATGGTCCTAAAGAAAAGTGGCATCTGTTGGATGTCTATTTACCTAAAAAACGGCATGGTAAAGTGCCAACCATCATCAACATCCATGGTGGTGGCTACGTCTATGCGACCAAAGAGACCTATCAATTCTTTGGTTTAAGTTTAGCAAAGGCCGGCTTTGCCTTTGTTAATTTCAATTATCAACTCGCACCTGACGTTCAATTCCCCGGTGAACTAGATGACGTCAACCTGGCCATGCACTGGGTAGCCACACACGGCGCTGAGTATGACCTTGACTTAGATAATGTATTCATTGTCGGTGACAGTGCTGGTGGTCAAATGGCGATGCAGTATCTAACCATTTTGACGAATGCTGATTTTCGTGCAAAATTTGGTTATGAACAACCAGGTTTCACAGTGCGAGCAGCCGCAATCAACTGTGGCTTATCCTTTATTGACCGCCCTGGTACACTGACTGGTGCGCCACAGGCCTATTTCACAGATGACGTGTTGGCAAATAAAGCCGACATGCTAACAACCGAGCAGTACATGACGACTGATTTACCTCCCCTTTTCCTCACCACTGCGAATCAAGATTTTATTCGCGATAGCACCGTTCGTTTGGATGGTTTCTTACTAGCCAAAGGTATTAATCACGAATTCCACAGCTATGGTACGCCTGAGGATCCAAAGGGGCACGTCTTTAATTACGATATTAAAGATGCCGTCGCCCAAGAATGCAATCAGACAATGTTGACGTTTTTCAGAAATCATCTGGCCTGA
- a CDS encoding glycoside hydrolase family 3 C-terminal domain-containing protein: protein MATIDLKFVQGLTLEEKASLVSGKDFWFTAKVPGVAASMMTDGPSGLRKQADGADALGLNDSVAAIAFPSSALTASSFDDHLLFELGQHLGVAAKAENIGILLGPGVNIKRSPLAGRNFEYFSEDPLLSGRMGVNYVKGVQSQGVGVSVKHFAANNRENQRFTSSSNIDERTLREIYLSQFERIVKEAQPATIMASYNKINGELVSQNQRLLTQILRDEWGFEGFVMSDWGAVADHVAALKAGLELEMPGKGPESVNEIVTAVKDGRLQESVLDRAVLCILTIITKWGRPVDAPTTDYDQDEQHTFARQLATESIVLLKNDAAQLPLKSDEQIAVIGELAARPRYQGGGSSHVNAYHLVTPVDAMPTTATYAQGYVLNDDTDDERLSQEALQLAQTSSHVVIFAGYPEDWETEGFDKDKITLPANQNNLIEKIAAVNANVTVVLQNGSAVEMPWVDDVAAIVETYLAGEAVGEATWDILTGQVNPSGKLSESFPLRVVDNPTALTFGRDLQNETYHEGIFVGYRYYDAKDLAVLFPFGHGLSYTTFDYHDLTITEDADQVSLTFTITNTGKVAGKEVAQIYVGNQTSKVEMPIKELRDFVKVDLNPGESKQIKTSLSRRDFAWYDSATASWRTDNGQYEFFIGSSSRDIRLQAAFELTIGSESTAPISGNTYISEIWETGDSKIEQALEDSGLKEKIKPILGSGNDAIFANIPLRALGMVNIPSDTINDFLKIVNQ from the coding sequence ATGGCAACAATTGATCTGAAATTTGTTCAAGGATTGACCCTGGAAGAAAAAGCTTCACTCGTGTCAGGAAAAGATTTCTGGTTCACCGCTAAGGTACCAGGGGTGGCCGCCAGCATGATGACTGACGGCCCTTCAGGGTTACGCAAGCAAGCTGATGGCGCTGATGCACTAGGTCTTAACGATAGTGTCGCCGCGATTGCTTTCCCTAGTTCAGCCTTGACCGCAAGCTCCTTTGATGATCACCTCCTCTTTGAGTTGGGACAACATCTAGGGGTGGCCGCAAAAGCAGAAAACATCGGAATCCTCCTTGGCCCAGGGGTCAATATCAAACGTAGTCCCCTAGCTGGGCGTAATTTTGAGTACTTTTCAGAAGACCCCCTGCTATCAGGTCGTATGGGGGTCAATTATGTCAAGGGTGTTCAAAGCCAAGGTGTTGGTGTAAGTGTCAAACATTTTGCAGCTAATAACCGTGAAAATCAACGTTTTACTTCGTCATCTAATATCGACGAACGAACATTACGTGAAATTTACTTATCACAATTTGAACGGATTGTGAAAGAAGCCCAGCCAGCAACGATTATGGCATCTTATAACAAAATCAATGGTGAACTCGTTTCTCAAAACCAGCGCTTATTAACCCAAATCCTGCGAGACGAATGGGGCTTTGAAGGTTTTGTGATGTCTGATTGGGGGGCCGTGGCCGATCATGTCGCGGCGTTAAAAGCTGGTCTTGAATTAGAAATGCCTGGTAAGGGGCCGGAGTCTGTCAATGAAATCGTCACCGCCGTCAAAGATGGCCGGTTACAAGAATCGGTTCTTGACCGGGCTGTTCTATGTATCTTAACGATCATCACTAAGTGGGGCCGGCCCGTAGATGCCCCTACCACCGATTATGATCAAGACGAGCAACATACATTCGCTCGCCAATTGGCAACTGAAAGCATCGTCTTATTAAAAAATGACGCTGCGCAACTACCACTCAAGTCAGATGAGCAGATTGCCGTCATTGGTGAACTGGCCGCACGACCACGCTACCAAGGTGGTGGTAGTTCCCATGTCAATGCTTATCATCTTGTCACCCCGGTTGATGCAATGCCTACAACGGCTACTTACGCCCAAGGTTATGTCTTAAATGATGATACCGACGATGAGCGTCTCAGCCAAGAAGCACTGCAGTTGGCCCAAACGAGCTCTCATGTAGTGATCTTTGCAGGTTACCCTGAAGATTGGGAAACGGAAGGCTTTGATAAAGACAAAATCACCCTGCCAGCCAATCAAAACAACTTGATTGAAAAAATTGCAGCCGTCAATGCCAACGTGACCGTTGTACTCCAAAATGGTTCCGCAGTCGAAATGCCTTGGGTGGATGATGTCGCAGCCATTGTTGAGACCTACTTGGCAGGTGAAGCCGTTGGTGAAGCGACCTGGGATATTTTGACTGGTCAAGTTAATCCGTCAGGAAAGCTCTCTGAGTCCTTCCCACTGCGCGTGGTTGACAACCCCACTGCTTTAACCTTTGGCCGTGATCTGCAAAACGAGACCTACCATGAAGGAATCTTTGTCGGCTATCGTTATTACGATGCCAAAGATCTCGCCGTCCTGTTCCCATTTGGCCATGGCCTCAGCTACACCACCTTTGATTACCATGATCTCACGATTACCGAAGATGCTGATCAGGTATCGCTCACCTTTACGATTACCAATACTGGTAAAGTAGCTGGTAAAGAAGTTGCCCAAATCTACGTTGGTAACCAGACTAGTAAAGTTGAGATGCCCATCAAGGAACTACGTGATTTCGTTAAAGTTGACTTGAATCCTGGCGAAAGTAAGCAAATCAAGACCAGCCTCTCCCGCCGTGATTTTGCCTGGTATGATAGCGCAACTGCCAGTTGGCGGACCGATAATGGCCAATACGAGTTCTTCATTGGTTCCTCTTCCCGCGATATTCGTTTGCAAGCAGCCTTTGAGCTCACGATTGGTAGTGAATCAACTGCCCCTATCTCTGGTAACACCTATATCAGTGAAATCTGGGAAACCGGTGATTCTAAGATTGAACAAGCGCTTGAAGATTCTGGGTTAAAAGAAAAAATTAAGCCAATTTTAGGATCAGGCAACGATGCCATTTTCGCAAATATTCCTTTGCGGGCATTAGGCATGGTTAATATTCCGAGTGACACGATTAACGATTTTCTTAAAATCGTGAACCAATAA